A single region of the Salmo salar chromosome ssa16, Ssal_v3.1, whole genome shotgun sequence genome encodes:
- the LOC106573547 gene encoding tropomyosin alpha-1 chain isoform X3, which yields MEAIKKKMQMLKLDKENAIDRAEQAETDKKAAEDKCKQLEDELLRLQKNLKGTEDELDKYSEALKDAQEKLEQSEKTAADAEGDVAGLNRRIQLVEEELDRAQERLATALQKLEEAEKAADESERGMKVIENRASKDEEKMEMQEMQLKEAKHIAEEADRKYEEVARKLVILEGELERAEERAEVSELKCSDLEEELKNVTNNLKSLEASSEKYSEKEDKYEEEIKVLSDKLKEAETRAEFAERTVAKLEKFIDDLEDELYAQKLKYKAISEELDHAFNDMTSL from the exons ATGGAGGCCATCAAGAAGAAGATGCAGATGCTGAAGCTGGACAAGGAGAACGCCATCGACCGTGCAGAGCAGGCTGAGACCGACAAGAAGGCAGCAGAGGACAAGTGCAAGCAG CTGGAAGATGAGCTGCTGAGGCTGCAGAAGAACCTGAAGGGGACTGAAGACGAGCTGGACAAATACTCTGAGGCCCTCAAAGACGCCCAGGAGAAACTGGAACAGTCTGAGAAGACCGCCGCAGAC gcGGAGGGTGATGTGGCGGGTCTGAACCGCAGGATCCAGCTGGTGGAGGAAGAGTTGGACCGGGCCCAGGAGAGGCTGGCCACTGCGCTGCAGAAACTGGAGGAGGCCGAGAAGGCTGCGGACGAGAGCGAGAG AGGCATGAAGGTGATCGAGAACCGGGCCTCCAAGGACGAGGAGAAGATGGAGATGCAGGAGATGCAGCTAAAGGAGGCCAAACACATCGCTGAGGAGGCCGACCGCAAATACGAGGAG GTGGCCCGTAAGCTGGTGATCCTTGAGGGAGAACTGGAGAGAGCTGAGGAGAGGGCCGAGGTCTCAGAACT TAAATGCAGTGATCTGGAGGAGGAGTTGAAAAATGTGACCAACAACCTAAAATCCCTAGAAGCCTCATCTGAGAAG TACTCAGAAAAAGAGGACAAGTATGAGGAGGAGATCAAGGTTCTTAGTGACAAGCTGAAGGAG GCTGAGACTCGTGCAGAGTTTGCAGAGAGGACAGTGGCCAAACTGGAAAAGTTCATTGATGACCTGGAAG ATGAACTTTACGCTCAGAAGCTGAAGTACAAGGCTATCAGCGAGGAGCTGGATCATGCCTTCAATGACATGACCTCCTTGTAG
- the LOC106573547 gene encoding tropomyosin alpha-1 chain isoform X1 — MEAIKKKMQMLKLDKENAIDRAEQAETDKKAAEDKCKQLEDELLRLQKNLKGTEDELDKYSEALKDAQEKLEQSEKTAADAEGDVAGLNRRIQLVEEELDRAQERLATALQKLEEAEKAADESERGMKVIENRASKDEEKMEMQEMQLKEAKHIAEEADRKYEEVARKLVILEGELERAEERAEVSELKCSDLEEELKNVTNNLKSLEASSEKYSEKEDKYEEEIKVLSDKLKEAETRAEFAERTVAKLEKFIDDLEEKLAGAKEENLGMHQVLDQTLQELNSL, encoded by the exons ATGGAGGCCATCAAGAAGAAGATGCAGATGCTGAAGCTGGACAAGGAGAACGCCATCGACCGTGCAGAGCAGGCTGAGACCGACAAGAAGGCAGCAGAGGACAAGTGCAAGCAG CTGGAAGATGAGCTGCTGAGGCTGCAGAAGAACCTGAAGGGGACTGAAGACGAGCTGGACAAATACTCTGAGGCCCTCAAAGACGCCCAGGAGAAACTGGAACAGTCTGAGAAGACCGCCGCAGAC gcGGAGGGTGATGTGGCGGGTCTGAACCGCAGGATCCAGCTGGTGGAGGAAGAGTTGGACCGGGCCCAGGAGAGGCTGGCCACTGCGCTGCAGAAACTGGAGGAGGCCGAGAAGGCTGCGGACGAGAGCGAGAG AGGCATGAAGGTGATCGAGAACCGGGCCTCCAAGGACGAGGAGAAGATGGAGATGCAGGAGATGCAGCTAAAGGAGGCCAAACACATCGCTGAGGAGGCCGACCGCAAATACGAGGAG GTGGCCCGTAAGCTGGTGATCCTTGAGGGAGAACTGGAGAGAGCTGAGGAGAGGGCCGAGGTCTCAGAACT TAAATGCAGTGATCTGGAGGAGGAGTTGAAAAATGTGACCAACAACCTAAAATCCCTAGAAGCCTCATCTGAGAAG TACTCAGAAAAAGAGGACAAGTATGAGGAGGAGATCAAGGTTCTTAGTGACAAGCTGAAGGAG GCTGAGACTCGTGCAGAGTTTGCAGAGAGGACAGTGGCCAAACTGGAAAAGTTCATTGATGACCTGGAAG aaaAATTAGCAGGTGCCAAAGAAGAGAACCTGGGAATGCATCAAGTCCTGGATCAAACACTGCAAGAGCTCAACAGCTTataa
- the LOC106573547 gene encoding tropomyosin alpha-4 chain isoform X2, whose translation MAGLNSLDAVKRKIQCLQQQADDAEDRAQVLQRELDGERELREKAEGDVAGLNRRIQLVEEELDRAQERLATALQKLEEAEKAADESERGMKVIENRASKDEEKMEMQEMQLKEAKHIAEEADRKYEEVARKLVILEGELERAEERAEVSELKCSDLEEELKNVTNNLKSLEASSEKYSEKEDKYEEEIKVLSDKLKEAETRAEFAERTVAKLEKFIDDLEEKLAGAKEENLGMHQVLDQTLQELNSL comes from the exons ATGGCAGGTTTGAATTCTTTGGACGCTGTGAAGAGAAAAATCCAGTGTTTGCAACAGCAAGCCGACGATGCAGAAGACCGAGCCCAGGTTTTACAGAGAGAACTGGATGGGGAACGAGAACTTCGGGAGAAA gcGGAGGGTGATGTGGCGGGTCTGAACCGCAGGATCCAGCTGGTGGAGGAAGAGTTGGACCGGGCCCAGGAGAGGCTGGCCACTGCGCTGCAGAAACTGGAGGAGGCCGAGAAGGCTGCGGACGAGAGCGAGAG AGGCATGAAGGTGATCGAGAACCGGGCCTCCAAGGACGAGGAGAAGATGGAGATGCAGGAGATGCAGCTAAAGGAGGCCAAACACATCGCTGAGGAGGCCGACCGCAAATACGAGGAG GTGGCCCGTAAGCTGGTGATCCTTGAGGGAGAACTGGAGAGAGCTGAGGAGAGGGCCGAGGTCTCAGAACT TAAATGCAGTGATCTGGAGGAGGAGTTGAAAAATGTGACCAACAACCTAAAATCCCTAGAAGCCTCATCTGAGAAG TACTCAGAAAAAGAGGACAAGTATGAGGAGGAGATCAAGGTTCTTAGTGACAAGCTGAAGGAG GCTGAGACTCGTGCAGAGTTTGCAGAGAGGACAGTGGCCAAACTGGAAAAGTTCATTGATGACCTGGAAG aaaAATTAGCAGGTGCCAAAGAAGAGAACCTGGGAATGCATCAAGTCCTGGATCAAACACTGCAAGAGCTCAACAGCTTataa
- the LOC106573547 gene encoding tropomyosin alpha-4 chain isoform X4, with protein sequence MAGLNSLDAVKRKIQCLQQQADDAEDRAQVLQRELDGERELREKAEGDVAGLNRRIQLVEEELDRAQERLATALQKLEEAEKAADESERGMKVIENRASKDEEKMEMQEMQLKEAKHIAEEADRKYEEVARKLVILEGELERAEERAEVSELKCSDLEEELKNVTNNLKSLEASSEKYSEKEDKYEEEIKVLSDKLKEAETRAEFAERTVAKLEKFIDDLEDELYAQKLKYKAISEELDHAFNDMTSL encoded by the exons ATGGCAGGTTTGAATTCTTTGGACGCTGTGAAGAGAAAAATCCAGTGTTTGCAACAGCAAGCCGACGATGCAGAAGACCGAGCCCAGGTTTTACAGAGAGAACTGGATGGGGAACGAGAACTTCGGGAGAAA gcGGAGGGTGATGTGGCGGGTCTGAACCGCAGGATCCAGCTGGTGGAGGAAGAGTTGGACCGGGCCCAGGAGAGGCTGGCCACTGCGCTGCAGAAACTGGAGGAGGCCGAGAAGGCTGCGGACGAGAGCGAGAG AGGCATGAAGGTGATCGAGAACCGGGCCTCCAAGGACGAGGAGAAGATGGAGATGCAGGAGATGCAGCTAAAGGAGGCCAAACACATCGCTGAGGAGGCCGACCGCAAATACGAGGAG GTGGCCCGTAAGCTGGTGATCCTTGAGGGAGAACTGGAGAGAGCTGAGGAGAGGGCCGAGGTCTCAGAACT TAAATGCAGTGATCTGGAGGAGGAGTTGAAAAATGTGACCAACAACCTAAAATCCCTAGAAGCCTCATCTGAGAAG TACTCAGAAAAAGAGGACAAGTATGAGGAGGAGATCAAGGTTCTTAGTGACAAGCTGAAGGAG GCTGAGACTCGTGCAGAGTTTGCAGAGAGGACAGTGGCCAAACTGGAAAAGTTCATTGATGACCTGGAAG ATGAACTTTACGCTCAGAAGCTGAAGTACAAGGCTATCAGCGAGGAGCTGGATCATGCCTTCAATGACATGACCTCCTTGTAG